In the Deltaproteobacteria bacterium genome, one interval contains:
- a CDS encoding sulfatase produces MRLSRFVTLALVASLGCTRATPPNVVIVSVDTLNRDALRAFAPAAPELPGFDALARASVRFSEALATASWTLPSHASLLTGLYPDRHGATDRRLRLGEGVPTLAKELKRAGYETVAFTGGGYLDRRYGFAKGFERYEERIAGTGPVGPEAASDSTGADDRLERGLAFLATRQPHAVPLFLFLHSYAVHDYFRLHPATVERLPQRPVETPEELTACLKAERRCPPETWAELRRLYELEVAEFDTAVARLVDTLRARHLWDSTVLVLVSDHGEGFDPELGRTHHGGRLHGDVIRVPLLVRAPGIRPRTVDTPVSLVDVMPTLIDLLGVKRRPGLDGVSLAPLLRGGAPPPERPLFALEHAFLWTAGGRIEAPEVQAHPLAVTVIRGPDWYIRSATGEGLYDMARDPRQRDNLITRASPTELRARADARSGLTAPAAPVSVDARLDDRLRALGYVR; encoded by the coding sequence GTGCGCCTGTCCCGGTTCGTCACGCTCGCGCTGGTGGCCTCGCTCGGTTGCACCCGGGCCACACCGCCGAACGTCGTGATCGTGTCGGTCGACACGCTCAATCGCGACGCGCTCCGGGCGTTTGCGCCAGCGGCGCCCGAGCTGCCGGGCTTCGACGCGCTGGCGCGCGCGAGCGTCCGCTTCAGCGAGGCTCTCGCCACCGCATCATGGACCCTCCCGTCGCACGCGTCCCTGCTGACCGGCCTCTATCCCGATCGGCATGGGGCGACCGATCGCCGTCTTCGTCTGGGCGAAGGCGTGCCCACGCTCGCGAAGGAGCTCAAGCGCGCGGGATACGAGACGGTCGCCTTCACCGGCGGCGGATACCTGGATCGGCGGTACGGGTTCGCGAAGGGTTTCGAACGGTACGAGGAGCGGATCGCCGGGACCGGCCCGGTCGGACCCGAGGCGGCCTCCGACAGCACCGGCGCAGACGATCGCCTGGAGCGCGGGCTCGCCTTCCTGGCGACCCGGCAGCCACACGCCGTGCCCCTCTTCCTCTTCCTCCACAGCTACGCGGTTCACGACTACTTCCGCCTGCATCCGGCTACGGTCGAGCGCCTTCCACAACGCCCTGTCGAGACGCCCGAGGAACTCACCGCCTGCCTCAAGGCAGAGCGGCGCTGCCCGCCGGAGACGTGGGCCGAGCTGCGCCGCCTCTACGAGCTCGAGGTCGCCGAGTTCGACACGGCCGTGGCGCGGCTGGTCGACACCCTGCGCGCCCGGCATCTGTGGGACTCGACCGTGCTCGTGCTCGTCTCCGATCACGGCGAGGGCTTCGATCCCGAGCTCGGGCGGACGCATCACGGCGGCCGGCTGCACGGAGACGTGATCCGCGTGCCGCTCCTGGTACGCGCGCCGGGAATTCGTCCGCGCACGGTCGACACACCGGTGTCGCTGGTCGACGTCATGCCGACGCTGATCGACCTTCTCGGCGTCAAGCGGCGGCCGGGCCTCGACGGTGTCTCCCTGGCTCCGCTCCTGCGCGGCGGCGCGCCGCCGCCGGAGCGGCCGCTCTTCGCGCTGGAGCATGCCTTCCTCTGGACCGCCGGGGGCCGGATCGAGGCTCCCGAAGTGCAGGCGCACCCCCTCGCTGTCACCGTCATCCGCGGTCCCGATTGGTACATTCGCAGCGCGACAGGCGAGGGCCTCTACGACATGGCGCGCGATCCGCGGCAGCGTGACAACCTGATCACGCGCGCGTCCCCGACCGAGTTGCGCGCGCGCGCCGACGCACGCTCGGGCCTGACGGCCCCGGCGGCGCCGGTCTCCGTAGATGCTCGCCTCGACGACCGACTGCGCGCGCTCGGCTACGTGCGCTGA